GCCGGTGTCCACGACGGTCGTCACCCCGCTGCGAAAGGTGTGCGCGTCGGCTACGACGCTCAGGCCTTCGGGGGCGCCCGCCGGCGCGCGAGTGTGATAGGCGTGCATGTGAATGTCGAGGATGCCAGGCGTGACGTAGTAGCCGGATACGTCAACCACCTTCGCAGCGAGCGGCGGGGCGATGTCCGGTGCGACAGCGGAGATTCGGCCATCGGCGATAGCCACGTCGCGCTTGCCGTCGAGCCCGTTCTTCGGGTCAATGACGTGCCCGCCTTTGAGCAAGAGTTCGTAAGGAGGTTGCGATACGCTCAGCGTCATAGGCGGGGAGTTTAGAGCATTTGACCGCTCTTGTGTCGCGAAATTAAAATCTCGGCAATTCTCAAGCTGGAGGCCACGATGTCCGATCAATCCCAAGTGCAGGCGCAAGCAGCAATCTCGATTGATCATAAAACAATCTATTCCCCACCGCCAGAGGTCGTCGCGCGTGCGCGCATCAAGGATCGGGACACTTTGAGCAAATTTGCTGCCGATCATCCGGAGCAGTTCTGGGCCGAGCGCGCCGAGGAACTCGAGTGGTATGGCAAGTGGGAGAAGGTGCTCGACGATTCGAACAAGCCCTTCTTCAAGTGGTTCGTCGGCGGCAAGTTCAACATCGTCCACAACGCGCTCGACCGCCACATGAAGACCTGGCGCAAGAACAAAGTCGCCTACATTTGGCAGGGCGAGGACTTCTCCGAGCGACAGATCTCCTACGCCGAACTCAATCGCGAGGTGTGCAAGTTCGCCAACGTGCTCAAGTCGCTCGGCGTGAAGAAGGGCGACCGCGTGACAATTTACATGGGCCGCGTGATCGAGCTGCCGATCGCCATGCTGGCCTGCGCGAAGATCGGCGCGGTGCACTCTGTCGTGTACGGCGGCTTCTCGGTGCAGGCGCTGGCCGGCCGCATCCTCGATTCACAAAGCAAGGTGCTGGTCACTTGCGACGGCGCCTACGTCAACGGCAAGGTCGTCGAGCTCAAGCAGATCGCCGACGATGCGATCAAGGAAGCCCCCATCATCGAGAAGGTCGTGGTCTACAAACGCACCGGTCGCGAGATTGGCTGGGTGGAAGGCCGCGACCATTGGTGGCATGACCTGATGAAGGACGCCAGCCCCATCTGCGCGACCGAGGTGATGGATGCCGAAGATCCGCTGTTCATCCTCTACACCTCCGGCTCGACCGGCAAGCCCAAGGCGCTGCTGCACACGCACGGCGGCTATGCCGTCTACACCTATACCACCATGCGCTACGTCTTCGACATCCAGGACGAAGACCGCTACTGGTGCGCTGCCGACCCCGGCTGGATCACCGGCCACTCCTACATCGTGTATGCGCCGCTGATGAACGGCGCGACCAGCATCATGTACGAGGGCGGTCCGGCCTATCCGGCGCCAGATCGCTGGTGGAGCATCGTCGAGCAGTACGGTGTGACGATCTTGTATTGCGCGCCGACCGGCATCCGCGGCCTGATGCGCTTCGGCGAAGAATGGCCCAAGAAGCACGATCTTTCATCGCTGCGCCTGCTCGGCTCGGTGGGCGAGCCGATCAACCCGGAGGCCTGGCGCTGGTACTACGTTCACGTAGGCGGCTCGCGCTGCCCGATCATGGACACCTGGTGGCAGACGGAGACCGGCGGCTTCATGATCACGCCGCTGCCGGTCACGCCGCTCAAGCCCGGTAGCGCCACCCTGCCTTTCTTCGGCATCAAGGCCGAAGTGGTGGACGACAACGGCAACCCAACTCAGCCGAATGAGGAGGGCTATCTCACCATCGTCACGCCATGGCCCGGCATGGCGCGCACCATCTACGGCGATCCGGATCGCTACGTGCAGACCTACTGGTCGCGCTACCCTGGTCGCTACTTCACCGGCGACTCGGCGCGCATGGATCAGGACGGCTACTTCTGGATCATCGGTCGCGTGGATGACGTGCTCAAGGTAAGCGGCTATCGTCTGGGCACGGCGGAAGTGGAGAGCGCGCTGGTGTCGCACCCGGCGGTAGCCGAGGCGGCGGCCATCGGTTTGCCGCATGAGGTGCGCGGCAACGCCATCTATACCTACGTCATCCTGCGCGCCGGCTACGAAGGCACGCCGGAGCTGGCTGAAGAGCTGCGCCAGCATGTCGGCAAGGTGATGGGGCCGATCGCGCGGCCGGAGAAGGTCGAGTTCGTCGCCAGGCTGCCCAAGACCCGCTCGGGCAAGATCATGCGCCGCGTGTTGAAAGCGCGCGCGCAGGGCCTGCCGGAGGGCGACTTAACGACGCTGGAAGAATAGGGTAGGCGACGGCGGGGTAGCCGATGGCATTGCCGTCGGCTACCCCGCTCTATTCATCCCACGCCAAATCTCCGGCGCGCATGTCGTAACGCAGCGTCAACCGTTCATTGTTCGGGCCCATGAATTCGCGCGTAACGACCACCGGCGAGAGTAAAAACGCATCTACAAGTGCAGCGCGGTCTGGGTCGCTACCGGCATAGCTCACGCGCAAAGTGTTTTGACCCTTCTTCAGTTTCAGCGGCTCAGAATTTACGCGATCCAGCCACAGATAGTCACGATCAGGAGAAACAGCTTGTAATACCGTGAACACCGAAGTGTTATTAATCACGACGCTAAATGCCACTGCGTTAGGCGTCGTCGCCGCAGGCAGTGGTTTAGCCCTCGGCGATTTGACTTGCCCAGGGTAGTCGGCAAGTATGAGCGGCACAAGATTGCTTGCAGAATCCGGATCACGTCCGCTTAAGTCCATGAAGGAATTGCCACCTACCCCGCGCCCTACTTCGATGCCCATCCGCTGACCGGATTTCACCTCGCGTACACCTAAGCTCGCCCACGGAATCGCTGCTTCGTAAGCGTATCCACCCTCGATGCTGCGCCAGGCTACCTCGGCCTTGGGTAGCCAAAAGCCGGTGCGCCAGTCCCATGCGATGGCACCTTTATCGGTGTGGCCAAGGGTAAACTTCGCGCTGAGGCGATTACCATCACCTCGCCCGTCAAGATATATCCATACGGCATCTTCACCTGAAGGGCCGACGGAGCCTTCCAGGCCGGGCAGCGAATCGCGCACCTCAATCGCTAGGTATAACTTGTCAGCATCCCACATGGCGCGTACGTCGAAGCTATCTTTGTCGGGTCCGCGCCAGAACTGCACCCCACACAGAATCTGATCGGGCCGATTCGCAGAAACACGCGGCGCACTTGACCAAGCAGGTTCACCGAATTGGGCATCTACTATTACGCCCTGAGCGGGGGTCGCTTCGATATACATCTCGGGTTTGAGCGGCGCACGCCGCATGTGTGAGGCATACAGCCAATATTCGCCATCAGCCGGTGCGTCGAACGTAATTTCGATCGCGTCGCCGTTGCGCAGCTCGTAATAGCGACCGTTGCTCAAGTTAGCCTCGCCGGTCCAGCCTCGTCGTCCGTAGATTGGCTTGCCGGCGATCTCCTGCCCGGACTCGGCTTCGATAATCTGCCAGCCGGTTGTATGGCTTGTGGCTTTGTAATTCAAGTAGCGGGCTGCCTCGGGTATAGGAGTCACTGCCTGCAAAGCCATTAATGCTTCTATCGTGGATTCCGCGCCGGCGTTGAGATTGACACGCAGGGCTGCGTCAATGCCGTCATAGCCACGGCCGGTTTGTGGATCATACATGGGCGTCTGGGCAAAGTTGTTGCCGAAGAACCATGATGCAGCGAGTCCACCCATGCGGGCGTAGGCTGGATCGCTCGTCGCGTGATAGAGGTTGATGAATGCCTGCACAAGCGTATTTACGCCATAGGCGATCTGCCCTTCTCGTATGGGCATCACGCCAATTTCTTTGATTAGGCCGGCTGCAAGCTGCCATGCAAAGAATGTGCGTGCCTCCCGCGCCGCGGAGTCAATCCAATCCTGGCGCTGCATCACACGCCCGGCCAGCGCGAGCGCTTGCGATTGATGGCTGCCCCAGGCATGCCAGAAGCCAGGAGCGTTGATCGTGTCGGGATGCATGGCAAACGGGTAGTCGCCCGGACCACCGAGCTGAAATGCAGCAATGCCATCGGCGAGCGTCGTCAGCAACATTGCTGTGGCTTCATTCGGCTCGGCCTGCTGATATTCGGCTAGGGCCAGTACGGCGATGGACGTGCGATCGGCTGCGCCGCGGGTAGCCATGCCGGCACATCGAAACCGTGCACTTGAATCTTTTTACCAACGTCCGATTGAGGAATCGAGTGCCTTATTGCGTACTCGGTGCGCAGATAGGCCTCGCGCAGTTGAGCTGCATAGATGGGATCAATCTGTTTGAAGACCGCATAGCCGCGCGCGAGCGCCCATAGGCCGCGCATTGCCCACCAGTCTAGGCTCTTGTAACTGGTGATGCCAGCGCGGTTAATTGTCCCTGCGCGGTCGGTAACGAAATTGTAGAACTCCCCATCGTCCGCCTGCATATAGCGCACGAAATTCAGCGCACGACGCGCTTTGTCCAGCGCACGTTGATCGTGTGTTGCGCGGTAGTGTGCAAGATAAACCAGTGCCGCCCGTGCTACGTCGTCTACGCATGCAATGCCTTCACCCGATGCATCTACCCACTCATAGTTCGGATACTCTGAGTAGATATGCGTTAGGATCATCGGCACGCCGCCAATCTCGACCTCTTCAGAAAGAAAGTCTAGGTGAGCGAGGTTGATCAAGGTTTGCATTGTGGACGGCACAGGCGCCGGCCTTGTGGAGAGGGGCGTGGGAGTGATCTGTGGTGTGACAGCCGGCGTGGTGAGTATTTGAGGCCTCGTTCGCGGTGCAGCAGGCGGTGCCGGAAGGCACGAGCTGCTCAGGAGGACGATGACAAGCAAAAAGGCTCGCGCACACTTCTGGTGGTGCGACTGGGTGTCGAGCCGGTGACGCAGCCGGCTACGACCGATATGCTCGCCTAAGTGCGTAATCGGCCAAAGTTTCAATCTCTTGACACGCTCTTTCATGACCCCACTAGCCCTTTACCGCACCCACTGTCAATCCTTCGATGAAATAGCGCTGCGCGGCGAAATAGAGCGCAACGATCGGCAGCGACATGATCACCGTCATCGCCATCATATAGTGCCACTTAGGTGCTTCTTTCGACAGCGACTCCGAGAACGAATATAGCGCGAGGATGACCGGGTATTTCTGAGGAGTGTTGATGTAGATCAGAGGAGCTTGAAAGTTATTCCAGTTGCCCGTGAAACTAAGCACCGCAATAGTCAATAACGCGGGTTTAACCAGCGGCAACATGACGTAGAAGAACGTCTGCAGCGTGTTTGCCCCGTCTATTGTTGCGGATTCTTCTATCTCGCGCGGGATGGTTAGGAAGAATTGGCGCAGCAGAAAGATGTAGGCCGGCCCCCAGGCAAACAACGCACCAACGGTGAGCGGCGTGAACGTGTCAATGCGCTCGAAGCCGCGCCAGATCAGAAATGTTGGAATCAGGGTAACGACGCCGGGCAACATCATTGTGCCGAGCATGGTGATGAACAAAATGTCGCGGCCTGGAAATCGAAAGCGCGCGAAGCCATACGCCACTAACGCGCACGTCAGAATCTCACCCCCCATCGCCAGCACGGTGATGAAGATCGTATTCATGAAGAACTGCGTAAACGGCTGGATGCGCCACACGTCAATGTAGTTGTGCCATTGCGGCACCTCGGGGAATAGCCTCAGCGGTAGAAGGAACAACTCGCTTTCGGTCTTGAGCGAAGTGGCAATCATCCAGAGTAGCGGGATGAGCACCAGCAGCGCACCAAGGACAAGCAGAATATAGGTAATGACGTCGTTGACCGTGCGGCGCATCCTCATACCGCCTGCGCTGCGCATGCGCAGGGCTGTCTTGGGTGAGGCAGGGGTAGATACAGTGGCCATTACTTGCGCTCTCCTTCGTAATACACCCACAGCGCCGAACTACGAAACACGAGCAATGTCAGCACCATGATGATGATGAGCATGATCCAGCCAAGCGCAGAAGCGTAGCCCATGCGCGAGTTACCACCGGCGAAGGCGTTGCCGTAAACCAGCACTTGCAGAAAAGTGCCCGTGGTCAAGCTGTTGAGCTTGATAAAGATCCCCGGCTCGAACGTCTTGACGGCCGCGATCACGCCGAGCACCAGTGTATAAAACAATGTCGGGCTGATCATCGGCAGGGTGACGTGACGGAACTTGGCCCATGCACCCCCACCATCTAACTCGACAGCCTCATAGAGGTGAGTAGGAATGTTTTTCAACCCCGCGAGCAAGATGACGGTGTTTGCGCCAAACACCCCCCACAGACTCATGATGATCAAGCCGGGCAACGCA
The window above is part of the Candidatus Roseilinea sp. genome. Proteins encoded here:
- a CDS encoding acetyl-coenzyme A synthetase; amino-acid sequence: MSDQSQVQAQAAISIDHKTIYSPPPEVVARARIKDRDTLSKFAADHPEQFWAERAEELEWYGKWEKVLDDSNKPFFKWFVGGKFNIVHNALDRHMKTWRKNKVAYIWQGEDFSERQISYAELNREVCKFANVLKSLGVKKGDRVTIYMGRVIELPIAMLACAKIGAVHSVVYGGFSVQALAGRILDSQSKVLVTCDGAYVNGKVVELKQIADDAIKEAPIIEKVVVYKRTGREIGWVEGRDHWWHDLMKDASPICATEVMDAEDPLFILYTSGSTGKPKALLHTHGGYAVYTYTTMRYVFDIQDEDRYWCAADPGWITGHSYIVYAPLMNGATSIMYEGGPAYPAPDRWWSIVEQYGVTILYCAPTGIRGLMRFGEEWPKKHDLSSLRLLGSVGEPINPEAWRWYYVHVGGSRCPIMDTWWQTETGGFMITPLPVTPLKPGSATLPFFGIKAEVVDDNGNPTQPNEEGYLTIVTPWPGMARTIYGDPDRYVQTYWSRYPGRYFTGDSARMDQDGYFWIIGRVDDVLKVSGYRLGTAEVESALVSHPAVAEAAAIGLPHEVRGNAIYTYVILRAGYEGTPELAEELRQHVGKVMGPIARPEKVEFVARLPKTRSGKIMRRVLKARAQGLPEGDLTTLEE
- a CDS encoding hypothetical protein (possible pseudo, frameshifted); this encodes MATRGAADRTSIAVLALAEYQQAEPNEATAMLLTTLADGIAAFQLGGPGDYPFAMHPDTINAPGFWHAWGSHQSQALALAGRVMQRQDWIDSAAREARTFFAWQLAAGLIKEIGVMPIREGQIAYGVNTLVQAFINLYHATSDPAYARMGGLAASWFFGNNFAQTPMYDPQTGRGYDGIDAALRVNLNAGAESTIEALMALQAVTPIPEAARYLNYKATSHTTGWQIIEAESGQEIAGKPIYGRRGWTGEANLSNGRYYELRNGDAIEITFDAPADGEYWLYASHMRRAPLKPEMYIEATPAQGVIVDAQFGEPAWSSAPRVSANRPDQILCGVQFWRGPDKDSFDVRAMWDADKLYLAIEVRDSLPGLEGSVGPSGEDAVWIYLDGRGDGNRLSAKFTLGHTDKGAIAWDWRTGFWLPKAEVAWRSIEGGYAYEAAIPWASLGVREVKSGQRMGIEVGRGVGGNSFMDLSGRDPDSASNLVPLILADYPGQVKSPRAKPLPAATTPNAVAFSVVINNTSVFTVLQAVSPDRDYLWLDRVNSEPLKLKKGQNTLRVSYAGSDPDRAALVDAFLLSPVVVTREFMGPNNERLTLRYDMRAGDLAWDE
- a CDS encoding hypothetical protein (possible pseudo, frameshifted), encoding MQTLINLAHLDFLSEEVEIGGVPMILTHIYSEYPNYEWVDASGEGIACVDDVARAALVYLAHYRATHDQRALDKARRALNFVRYMQADDGEFYNFVTDRAGTINRAGITSYKSLDWWAMRGLWALARGYAVFKQIDPIYAAQLREAYLRTEYAIRHSIPQSDVGKKIQVHGFDVPAWLPAAQPIARPSPYWP
- a CDS encoding sugar ABC transporter permease; protein product: MATVSTPASPKTALRMRSAGGMRMRRTVNDVITYILLVLGALLVLIPLLWMIATSLKTESELFLLPLRLFPEVPQWHNYIDVWRIQPFTQFFMNTIFITVLAMGGEILTCALVAYGFARFRFPGRDILFITMLGTMMLPGVVTLIPTFLIWRGFERIDTFTPLTVGALFAWGPAYIFLLRQFFLTIPREIEESATIDGANTLQTFFYVMLPLVKPALLTIAVLSFTGNWNNFQAPLIYINTPQKYPVILALYSFSESLSKEAPKWHYMMAMTVIMSLPIVALYFAAQRYFIEGLTVGAVKG